In Puntigrus tetrazona isolate hp1 chromosome 18, ASM1883169v1, whole genome shotgun sequence, one genomic interval encodes:
- the lmf2a gene encoding LOW QUALITY PROTEIN: lipase maturation factor 2a (The sequence of the model RefSeq protein was modified relative to this genomic sequence to represent the inferred CDS: inserted 2 bases in 2 codons), producing the protein MGDIRLPRHMFLWCLSAIYMFAFASLYVQIPGLYGNEGVLPARWQLRVSGKSVAEQLKDSPTLLWFGPRLGLDTQQCMELLSLTGALLGLMTLALPVLRDCRVFLVLWVLYLSVYQVGQVFLYFQWDNLLLEAGFLAILIAPLKMPWSSKVRLHDGVTFWLTRWLLFRLMFASGVVKLTSRCPTWWGLTAVTYHYETQCIPTPLAWFAHQLPVWFQKLSVVGTFVIEIADPFLFFSPVRRHRLASFYLQVLLQVFIILSGNYNFFNILTITLCLSLLDDQHVNFWLRRPTEKTESTSLQTLFCGLAVMFEIGTYALLGYWTVKYFGLQVDWENKSVLSKTAFTYFEFNGFLKTVTVPSIWIGVLSLTWEIISSMFKCACVRGVLWRLWSTIQWAVMAAATVSMFAISLVPYTYIEYDAHNNLWPGVRAAFDLTDRYQLVNSYGLFRRMTGVAGRPEVVIEGSMDRNTWTEIEFMYKPGNMSAAPPVVAPHQPRLDWQMWFAALGPHTQSPWFSSLLHRLLQGKRDVIRLIQTDESQYPFSKQPPVYLRAHRYKYWFSEPKDDGSYPQRWWRRVYVEEFYPMVHLGDSYLEQMLVQHGLKDKVPPRRSSNAXLPQMLRHVGKRVREMPAPLLLWTLFSSAATVCLLNSLRSRPHHLQHESVQSKRSEXERSGVVQEDEKKHEEEEEDEKKHEEEEAEEDGLEQEEDASSEEEQEGELEREVNAGETEEDSLRKRK; encoded by the exons GTCTGTACGGGAACGAGGGTGTGCTGCCGGCTCGATGGCAGCTGCGGGTGTCTGGGAAGAGTGTTGCGGAGCAGCTGAAGGATTCTCCCACGCTGCTGTGGTTCGGTCCTCGTCTGGGTTTGGACACGCAGCAGTGCATGGAGCTGCTGAGTCTGACCGGAGCTCTGCTCGGTTTAATGACGCTGGCTCTGCCGGTGCTCAGAGACTGCAGGGTCTTCCTGGTGCTCTGGGTTCTCTACCTGTCCGTCTACCAG GTGGGCCAAGTCTTCTTATACTTCCAGTG GGATAACCTCTTGCTGGAGGCGGGTTTCTTGGCCATTCTCATCGCTCCCCTGAAAATGCCCTGGTCCTCGAAGGTGCGTCTCCACGACGGCGTGACTTTCTGGCTGACGCGCTGGCTGTTGTTTCGGCTGATGTTTGCGTCTGGTGTTGTCAAACTGACCAGCCGCTGTCCCACCTGGTGGGGCCTGACCG CTGTAACCTATCACTACGAGACCCAGTGCATACCGACTCCTCTGGCCTGGTTTGCTCATCAGCTGCCGGTCTGGTTCCAGAAGCTCAGTGTGGTGGGAACGTTTGTTATCGAGATCGCCGACCCCTTCCTGTTCTTCAGCCCCGTACGACGACACAGACTCGCCTCCTTCTACCTGCAG GTCCTGCTTCAGGTGTTCATCATCCTGTCTGGGAACTATAACTTCTTCAATATCCTCACCATCACCCTGTGCCTGTCGCTGCTGGACGACCAACACGTGAACTTCTGGCTGCGAAGACCCACGGAGAAGACGGAGAGCA CATCATTGCAGACTCTGTTCTGTGGTCTGGCGGTGATGTTCGAGATCGGGACGTACGCTCTGCTTGGCTACTGGACCGTCAAATACTTTGGCCTCCAGGTGGATTGGGAAAACAAAAGCGTCCTTTCCAAAACAG CATTTACGTATTTTGAGTTCAACGGCTTCCTGAAGACGGTCACAGTGCCCAGCATCTGGATTGGTGTGCTGTCTCTCACGTGGGAGATCATCTCCTCCATGTTTAA gtgtgcgtgtgtgagaggagTGTTGTGGCGTCTCTGGAGCACAATCCAGTGGGCAGTTATGGCTGCGGCTACCGTCTCCATGTTTGCCATCAGTCTG GTTCCTTACACCTACATCGAGTATGATGCACATAATAACCTCTGGCCTGGCGTCCGGGCAGCGTTTGATCTGACTGACCGTTACCAGCTGGTCAACTCGTACGGATTGTTCCGGAGGATGACCGGAGTCGCCGGCCGTCCAGAAGTGGTCATTGAGGGCAGTATGGACCGCAACACATGGACG GAGATTGAGTTCATGTATAAACCGGGGAACATGAGCGCAGCGCCCCCTGTGGTGGCTCCTCACCAGCCCAGGCTGGACTGGCAGATGTGGTTCGCTGCTCTGGGGCCTCACACACAGAGCCCCTGGTTCAGCAGCCTCTTACACAGACTCCTGCAGGGCAAACGAGACG tgaTCAGACTCATTCAGACAGATGAGTCTCAGTATCCATTCAGCAAACAGCCTCCTGTGTACCTCCGAGCTCACCGCTACAAATACTGGTTCAGTGAGCCTAAAGACGACGG gtcATATCCCCAGCGATGGTGGAGACGGGTGTATGTGGAGGAGTTCTATCCCATGGTGCACCTTGGTGACTCTTACCTTGAACAGATGCTGGTTCAACATGGTTTGAAG GATAAGGTTCCTCCGAGGCGCAGCTCGAATG CGCTCCCTCAGATGTTGCGTCACGTGGGTAAACGCGTCCGTGAGATGCCAGCTCCTCTTCTGCTCTGGACTCTCTTCAGCTCGGCCGCGACCGTGTGTCTCCTCAACTCTCTGAGATCTCGTCCGCACCACCTCCAGCACGAATCGGTCCAGAGCAAACGCTCAG CAGAGCGCTCCGGCGTGGTGCAGGAGGACGAGAAGAAacacgaggaggaggaggaggacgagaaGAAacacgaggaggaggaggcagaAGAAGATGGACTAGAGCAGGAAGAAGATGCATCAAGTGAAGAAGAACAGGAAGGAGAACTTGAAAGGGAAGTAAACGCAGGGGAAACGGAAGAGGACAGCCTCAGGAAAAGGAAGTGA
- the miox gene encoding inositol oxygenase isoform X2 has protein sequence MRVVNLGPDPSLAYRPDSHEKDKSEFRNFESGALFDRVFNTYKLMHTYQTLDFVRQKHLEWAKCNRFSMSMMENIDSLDELVDESDPDVDFPNSFHAFQTAEGIRKEHPDKDWFQLVGLIHDIGKIMALYGEPQWAVVGDTFPVGCKFQNSIVFRNSTFEGNPDEKNHALNTEFGIYEPKCGLDNILMSWGHDEYLYRVMKFNKCTIPEEGLYMIRFHSFYPWHSNGDYMHLCNEKDLQMLPWVKEFNKFDLYTKSTELPDVESLRPYYQSLIDKYCPGILRW, from the exons ATGAGGGTGGTGAACCTG GGTCCGGATCCCTCTCTGGCATATCGCCCTGATAGTCATGAGAAAGACAAATCAGAATTCAGGAACTTTGAG AGTGGAGCTCTCTTCGACCGTGTGTTTAATACATACAAGCTGATGCACACGTACCAAACACTGGACTTTGTCAGACAGAAG CACCTGGAATGGGCCAAATGCAATCGCTTCAGCATGAGCATGATGGAGAACATCGATTCCCTGGACGAGCTCGTTGACGAATCCGACCCGGACGTCGACTTCCCAAACTCTTTCCATGCCTTCCAGACCGCCGAGGGAATCCGCAAAGAGCATCCCGATAAAG ATTGGTTCCAGCTGGTCGGTCTGATCCACGACATTGGAAAAATCATGGCCTTGTATGGAGAGCCGCAG TGGGCTGTAGTCGGAGATACATTCCCAGTGGGATGCAAGTTTCAGAATTCTATAGTGTTCAGAAACTCAACATTTGAAGGCAATCCGGATGAGAAGAACCATGCACTCAA CACAGAATTTGGGATTTATGAACCGAAATGTGGACTTGATAATATCCTGATGTCTTGGGGACATGATG AGTATCTCTACCGGGTAATGAAGTTCAACAAATGCACCATCCCTGAGGAG GGTCTTTACATGATCCGTTTCCACTCCTTCTACCCCTGGCACTCGAACGGAGACTACATGCACTTGTGCAACGAGAAAGACCTGCAGATGCTGCCCTGGGTCAAAGAGTTTAA CAAGTTTGATTTGTACACCAAGAGCACTGAACTACCGGACGTGGAGAGCCTGAGGCCGTATTATCAGTCTCTCATTGATAAGTACTGCCCTGGGATACTGCGCTGGTGA
- the miox gene encoding inositol oxygenase isoform X1, which yields MRVVNLGPDPSLAYRPDSHEKDKSEFRNFESGALFDRVFNTYKLMHTYQTLDFVRQKHLEWAKCNRFSMSMMENIDSLDELVDESDPDVDFPNSFHAFQTAEGIRKEHPDKDWFQLVGLIHDIGKIMALYGEPQWAVVGDTFPVGCKFQNSIVFRNSTFEGNPDEKNHALNTEFGIYEPKCGLDNILMSWGHDEYLYRVMKFNKCTIPEEVNKSSKQYTFIYAFKSHYQTLFFCQGLYMIRFHSFYPWHSNGDYMHLCNEKDLQMLPWVKEFNKFDLYTKSTELPDVESLRPYYQSLIDKYCPGILRW from the exons ATGAGGGTGGTGAACCTG GGTCCGGATCCCTCTCTGGCATATCGCCCTGATAGTCATGAGAAAGACAAATCAGAATTCAGGAACTTTGAG AGTGGAGCTCTCTTCGACCGTGTGTTTAATACATACAAGCTGATGCACACGTACCAAACACTGGACTTTGTCAGACAGAAG CACCTGGAATGGGCCAAATGCAATCGCTTCAGCATGAGCATGATGGAGAACATCGATTCCCTGGACGAGCTCGTTGACGAATCCGACCCGGACGTCGACTTCCCAAACTCTTTCCATGCCTTCCAGACCGCCGAGGGAATCCGCAAAGAGCATCCCGATAAAG ATTGGTTCCAGCTGGTCGGTCTGATCCACGACATTGGAAAAATCATGGCCTTGTATGGAGAGCCGCAG TGGGCTGTAGTCGGAGATACATTCCCAGTGGGATGCAAGTTTCAGAATTCTATAGTGTTCAGAAACTCAACATTTGAAGGCAATCCGGATGAGAAGAACCATGCACTCAA CACAGAATTTGGGATTTATGAACCGAAATGTGGACTTGATAATATCCTGATGTCTTGGGGACATGATG AGTATCTCTACCGGGTAATGAAGTTCAACAAATGCACCATCCCTGAGGAGGTAAACAAATCTAGCAAACAATATACTTTCATTTACGCCTTTAAAAGCCACTATCAAACACTCTTCTTCTGCCAGGGTCTTTACATGATCCGTTTCCACTCCTTCTACCCCTGGCACTCGAACGGAGACTACATGCACTTGTGCAACGAGAAAGACCTGCAGATGCTGCCCTGGGTCAAAGAGTTTAA CAAGTTTGATTTGTACACCAAGAGCACTGAACTACCGGACGTGGAGAGCCTGAGGCCGTATTATCAGTCTCTCATTGATAAGTACTGCCCTGGGATACTGCGCTGGTGA
- the adm2b gene encoding protein ADM2, which produces MKSLLLVCVFLLPLQTPALPLRNRSSFPSKPGKLPESRGGNAMETVTVPSIASSVGARERRAVWRALLHKGPPAKHANTPANQSGEHFRERRHVLRGSRGRLMRVGCVLGTCQVQNLSHRLYQLNGQSGRQDAPINPRSPHSYG; this is translated from the exons ATGAAGTCCCtgctgctggtgtgtgtgtttctgctgccTCTGCAAACACCCGCGCTGCCGCTGCGCAACAG ATCGAGTTTTCCCAGCAAACCCGGGAAGCTTCCAGAATCACGGGGTGGTAATGCCATGGAAACCGTCACCGTTCCTTCAATAGCTTCGAGTGTCGGGGCAAGAGAGCGCCGCGCGGTCTGGAGGGCCCTCCTGCATAAAGGACCCCCGGCGAAACACGCCAACACACCGGCCAATCAAAGCGGGGAACATTTCCGGGAGCGCCGGCATGTCCTCCGAGGGTCACGAGGTCGGCTGATGCGCGTGGGATGCGTCCTCGGCACATGCCAGGTACAAAACCTCAGCCACCGACTCTATCAGCTGAACGGCCAAAGCGGACGGCAAGACGCGCCGATCAATCCCAGGAGCCCACATAGTTACGGATGA